The following proteins are encoded in a genomic region of Coffea eugenioides isolate CCC68of chromosome 6, Ceug_1.0, whole genome shotgun sequence:
- the LOC113773866 gene encoding serine/threonine-protein kinase SAPK1-like has protein sequence MTVNSSFPWLMVISRSLKENGLSNLVVLTPTHLAIVMEYAAGGELFAKICSASGFNEDEMDLKLENTLLDGSPTPRLKICDFGYSKSGLLHSQPKSAVGTPAYIAPEVLSRKEYDGKVCIIKILEEFTEILSL, from the exons ATGACCGTGAACTCCAGTTTTCCATGGTTGATGGTGATTTCAAGAAGTTTGAAGGAAAATGGTCTGTCAAATCTG GTCGTGCTAACTCCGACACATTTAGCTATTGTGATGGAATATGCTGCTGGTGGAGAGCTCTTTGCAAAAATTTGTAGTGCTAGTGGATTCAATGAAGATGAGAT GGACTTGAAGCTAGAAAACACACTTTTGGATGGGAGTCCAACACCACGTCTTAAAATATGTGATTTTGGTTATTCTAAG TCTGGTTTGTTGCACTCACAACCCAAATCGGCAGTTGGAACACCAGCATATATTGCACCTGAGGTCCTGTCAAGGAAGGAATATGATGGGAAGGTCTGTATCATCAAAATTCTTGAAGAATTTACAGAGATTCTCTCCCTCTGA